ACCTGCAATCGGTTTTGCTGCAGGAATAGAGAGGCTCTTTTTGGTTTTGGAGATGCAAAAGAAGTTTCCGCCTGAGGATGAAAGGCTGGATATATTCATCGCTCCGTTAGGGGAGAAAGAAAAAAGTCTGGGGTTAAAACTTCTCAAAGACCTGAGAGAAAAAGGTCTGAGATGTGATCTTGATTTTCTGGGAAGAAGTTTGAAATCGCAACTGAAGGAAGCTGACAGGCAGAAAGCAAAAAAAGTTCTGATTATCGGAGAAGATGAGTTGAAAAAAGGAAAAGGAACTCTTCGGGACATGGAGACTAAAGAACAAAAAGAGATTGAGTTTGAGAAATTGGTGCAGGAGTTAATTCGAGCTTAAGAGAGTAGTATCGTCGGAAAGAATAACAATGAATGACAGGATAAAATGCCCAAAATGCGGGCAGGAAACCTTTGAGAATCCAAGATACTATAGTGTAAGAGACGAGATGGTATTGTTTGACGGGAAGTGTGTCAACTGCGGTTACAAC
Above is a window of Candidatus Zixiibacteriota bacterium DNA encoding:
- a CDS encoding His/Gly/Thr/Pro-type tRNA ligase C-terminal domain-containing protein, with translation PAIGFAAGIERLFLVLEMQKKFPPEDERLDIFIAPLGEKEKSLGLKLLKDLREKGLRCDLDFLGRSLKSQLKEADRQKAKKVLIIGEDELKKGKGTLRDMETKEQKEIEFEKLVQELIRA